One Dunckerocampus dactyliophorus isolate RoL2022-P2 chromosome 18, RoL_Ddac_1.1, whole genome shotgun sequence genomic region harbors:
- the LOC129171020 gene encoding neuronal pentraxin receptor-like yields MVAFIGAVICIIAAVHTGTTKAARQQPAADNRSVYPAGATQPPATRGSAARAGSLGALHGSEVPESEAPTFHIGLGGLDGVTGLTGHDPAVSRLICTPIPAGECNPKNFQQQADDPSLYAGEDWGYLRTTADELRQTVMQQREQIQTDQRTIRELTGKLSECEKGLKGRGGVADRRGGAVGLWGSKSPAEGAQLERVMVRDSPASAPDHMLTVRAVDELEKAISQLKDRIERLEADINLFPHNQTDINTSAVVENGGKSVGPERLFDPGHNSGTDRPWRMEDLEGELERKVELLEKERKALRLETERHRQEMDRGISDLHHRLSGLEEANSFPEGFRLSFPSRTNYMYAVVKQSIPKLLAFTICLWLRPTEVGIGTPLSYAVPEQPNELLLLQGLHTPMELLINDKVARLPLNLSRGSWQHICVTWSQKGGEWMAYQGGKLRGEGHGLAAGHDIRPGGVLILGQEQDSLGGGFDSTQALVGELSQMGLWDRVLSTNQVASLARCGMVTQGHVVPWTERGMEVYGGATKYPGEPCSKHSRSSK; encoded by the exons ATGGTGGCCTTCATCGGCGCCGTTATCTGCATCATCGCGGCCGTTCACACCGGCACCACGAAGGCGGCACGGCAGCAACCGGCAGCCGACAACCGCTCGGTGTATCCGGCTGGCGCGACGCAGCCGCCGGCTACCAGAGGCTCGGCGGCCAGGGCTGGATCCTTGGGCGCTCTCCACGGTTCTGAAGTGCCCGAATCCGAGGCGCCCACCTTCCACATCGGACTCGGCGGACTGGACGGGGTCACTGGACTCACCGGGCATGACCCAGCAGTCAGCCGGCTAATATGTACGCCGATCCCGGCCGGAGAGTGCAACCCAAAAAACTTTCAGCAACAAGCGGACGACCCGTCGCTTTACGCGGGCGAGGACTGGGGGTATCTCCGCACAACTGCTGACGAGCTCCGGCAGACCGTCATGCAGCAAAGGGAGCAAATACAAACGGACCAGCGGACCATCAGGGAGCTTACAGGGAAACTATCCGAGTGCGAGAAGGGGCTGAAGGGTCGGGGTGGCGTCGCCGACAGACGCGGGGGCGCTGTGGGCTTATGGGGAAGCAAAAGCCCGGCAGAGGGGGCTCAACTGGAACGGGTGATGGTGCGGGACAGCCCGGCGTCCGCACCTGACCACATGCTCACGGTTCGGGCTGTGGATGAGCTGGAGAAAGCAATCAGTCAGCTCAAAGACCGCATAGAGCGACTGGAG GCGGACATCAACCTGTTTCCTCATAACCAGACTGACATCAACACCTCAGCAGTGGTGGAGAATGGAGGCAAGTCTGTTGGCCCAGAGAGGCTATTTGATCCTGGGCACAACTCTGGCACAGACAGGCCCTGGAGGATGGAGGACTTGGAAGGGGAGCTTGAAAGGAAGGTGGAGCTGTTggagaaagagagaaaagcCTTGAGGCTGGAAACTGAAAGACACAGACAGGAAATGGACCGTGGCATCAGTGATCTCCACCATCGGCTCTCAGGGCTGGAAGAAg CAAATTCCTTCCCAGAGGGCTTCAGACTGTCGTTCCCATCCCGTACAAACTACATGTATGCCGTAGTGAAACAGTCAATCCCAAAATTATTGGCCTTCACCATCTGCCTGTGGCTTCGACCAACAGAAGTAGgcatcgggacacccctatctTACGCCGTTCCTGAGCAACCCAATGAACTGCTGCTTCTGCAAGGCCTGCATACGCCCATGGAGCTGCTCATCAATGACAAG GTGGCACGGTTACCTCTGAACCTCTCCAGAGGCAGCTGGCAGCACATCTGTGTAACCTGGAGTCAGAAAGGAGGAGAATGGATGGCCTACCAAGGCGGGAAGCTTAGGGGAGAAGGCCATGGATTGGCAGCTGGTCATGACATTAGACCAGGAGGCGTGTTAATACTGGGTCAAGAGCAG GATTCCCTTGGTGGAGGCTTTGACTCAACTCAAGCTTTGGTTGGGGAGTTATCTCAGATGGGTCTTTGGGACCGGGTCCTGTCGACTAACCAGGTGGCCAGCTTGGCTCGGTGTGGGATGGTGACCCAGGGCCATGTGGTTCCTTGGACGGAGCGTGGAATGGAAGTTTATGGTGGTGCTACCAAGTACCCGGGGGAGCCTTGTAGTAAACACAGCCGGAGCTCAAAGTGA